In Devosia sp. 1566, a single genomic region encodes these proteins:
- a CDS encoding L,D-transpeptidase family protein, giving the protein MDLFSGNRTLREIDSDGNTAAAEALIATNEPILSFDTAYNLQLAISQYEPFVAAGGWEEVPQEAYGLSSGKKGKPAIALKRRLISSGDMALVENVDDVVDEVTDRGIRTFQARHGLIVNGKIDEPTWYALNVPAQTRLNQLYLNFQRVQNLAPNLSERYVVVNIPAATIEAVAGGMVEQRHVAVVGRVDRATPIMASKISQINFNPYWHVPKSLVRKDLTKYMQENPNYLAEQNIFIYDGSGNKIDPATINWANISDTEVNYMYRQEPGAANSMGHCKINFYNPYDCYLHDTPTKALFGENARFHSSGCVRVESVHQLVSWLLRDNGDWTQDRVNATFESLQRLDVKCEGQVPIHTTYITAWANRQGTVSFRDDVYNFDAQGKTTFEA; this is encoded by the coding sequence TTGGATCTGTTCTCGGGCAATCGGACCCTGCGCGAAATCGACTCCGACGGCAACACGGCCGCCGCCGAAGCCTTGATTGCGACCAATGAGCCGATCCTGTCCTTTGATACGGCCTATAATCTGCAGCTGGCGATTTCCCAGTATGAGCCCTTTGTCGCCGCCGGCGGCTGGGAAGAAGTCCCGCAGGAAGCCTATGGTCTGTCCAGCGGCAAGAAGGGCAAGCCGGCCATCGCGCTCAAGCGCCGCCTGATCTCGTCAGGCGATATGGCGCTGGTGGAAAATGTCGATGATGTAGTCGATGAAGTCACCGATCGCGGCATCCGCACCTTCCAGGCTCGCCACGGCCTCATCGTCAACGGCAAGATCGACGAGCCCACCTGGTACGCCCTCAACGTTCCCGCCCAGACCCGCCTCAACCAGCTCTACCTGAACTTCCAGCGGGTGCAGAACCTCGCGCCCAACCTGTCCGAGCGCTATGTTGTGGTCAACATCCCCGCCGCCACCATCGAGGCGGTTGCTGGCGGCATGGTCGAGCAGCGCCACGTCGCCGTGGTCGGCCGTGTCGATCGCGCCACCCCGATCATGGCCAGCAAGATCAGCCAGATCAACTTCAATCCCTATTGGCACGTGCCCAAGTCGCTGGTCCGCAAGGACCTGACCAAGTACATGCAGGAAAACCCCAACTACTTGGCCGAGCAGAACATCTTCATCTATGATGGCTCGGGCAACAAGATCGATCCCGCCACGATCAACTGGGCCAATATCAGCGATACCGAAGTCAACTACATGTATCGCCAGGAGCCAGGCGCCGCCAACTCCATGGGCCACTGCAAGATCAACTTCTACAACCCCTATGACTGCTACCTGCACGACACCCCCACCAAGGCCCTGTTCGGCGAAAATGCACGGTTCCACTCTTCGGGCTGCGTGCGCGTCGAAAGCGTGCATCAGCTGGTGAGCTGGCTGTTGCGGGACAATGGTGACTGGACCCAGGACCGGGTCAACGCCACCTTCGAGTCGCTGCAGCGTCTCGACGTCAAGTGCGAGGGTCAGGTGCCGATCCACACCACCTACATCACCGCCTGGGCCAACCGGCAGGGCACGGTCAGCTTCCGCGACGACGTTTACAACTTCGACGCGCAGGGCAAGACGACCTTCGAAGCCTAA
- a CDS encoding serine hydroxymethyltransferase gives MNDVQVLFEFVQVGAQMRVAAIDSATGTEVVVITPAAATRTQMQQVALAKLRRRLAETPAPAATPRLF, from the coding sequence ATGAACGACGTTCAGGTTCTGTTTGAATTCGTTCAGGTTGGCGCCCAGATGCGCGTCGCCGCCATCGACAGCGCCACTGGGACCGAGGTCGTGGTGATCACGCCGGCCGCCGCAACCCGCACCCAGATGCAGCAAGTGGCGCTCGCCAAACTTCGCCGGCGCCTCGCCGAAACGCCGGCACCCGCCGCAACACCACGTCTGTTCTAG
- a CDS encoding BA14K family protein: MKTIFNTVGAVAMAGLLAFSGSVPAEAQGLFSRHDRGWHDRDWHDRGDWRPRRHHHRGWRGNGGGAVAAGVLGFGLGAIVGGAIANDNRRGDRLIGPVYDYGPSYSAHVRACYARYRSYDARTDTFLGYDGYRHRCNL, from the coding sequence ATGAAAACCATCTTCAATACCGTAGGCGCCGTAGCTATGGCCGGCTTGCTGGCCTTTTCCGGATCGGTCCCCGCCGAGGCGCAGGGCCTGTTCAGCCGCCATGATCGCGGCTGGCACGATCGCGACTGGCATGATCGGGGCGACTGGCGCCCGCGTCGGCATCATCATCGCGGCTGGCGCGGTAATGGCGGTGGCGCAGTTGCCGCCGGTGTGCTGGGCTTTGGCCTTGGCGCAATCGTGGGCGGAGCCATCGCCAACGACAATCGCCGCGGTGATCGCCTGATTGGCCCGGTTTATGATTACGGGCCGTCCTACAGTGCCCATGTGCGGGCCTGTTATGCGCGCTATCGCTCCTATGATGCGCGCACCGATACGTTCCTCGGCTATGACGGCTATCGTCACCGCTGCAATCTCTAG
- the glyA gene encoding serine hydroxymethyltransferase has product MSAAASLPLFPRFFSAGLAETDPEIAGAISSELGRQQHEIELIASENIVSRAVLEAQGSIMTNKYAEGYPGKRYYGGCQFVDIAENLAIERAKQLFGAGFANVQPNSGSQMNQAVFLALLQPGDTFMGLDLNSGGHLTHGSPVNMSGKWFNVVSYGVRPDDHLLDMDEVERLAHEHKPKLILAGGTAYSRFWDWARFRQIADAVGAYLMVDMAHIAGLVAGGVHPSPVPHAHVVTTTTHKSLRGPRGGMILTNDADIAKKVNSAVFPGLQGGPLMHVIAAKAVAFKEALQPEFRAYAQQVVTNARALAETLKSHGLDVVSGGTDNHLMLVDLRKKNATGKRAEQGLGRAYITCNKNGIPFDPEKPFVTSGIRLGTPAGTTRGFGVAEFQEIGNLIVEVLDGLREANSEEGNAMVEAAVRDKVVALTNRFPIYQ; this is encoded by the coding sequence ATGAGCGCTGCTGCCTCTCTTCCGCTCTTTCCTCGGTTCTTCTCCGCCGGTCTGGCAGAAACCGATCCTGAAATCGCGGGCGCTATCAGCAGCGAGCTGGGTCGGCAGCAGCACGAAATCGAGCTGATTGCTTCGGAAAACATCGTCTCGCGCGCTGTGCTTGAAGCCCAGGGCTCGATCATGACCAACAAATATGCCGAGGGCTATCCGGGCAAGCGCTACTATGGCGGCTGCCAATTTGTCGATATTGCCGAAAACCTCGCCATCGAGCGGGCCAAGCAGTTGTTTGGCGCCGGTTTCGCCAATGTGCAGCCCAATTCCGGCTCGCAGATGAACCAGGCCGTGTTCCTGGCGCTGCTGCAGCCCGGCGACACCTTTATGGGCCTCGACCTCAACTCGGGCGGGCACCTGACGCATGGTTCGCCCGTCAACATGAGCGGCAAGTGGTTCAATGTCGTGTCCTATGGCGTGCGCCCCGACGATCACCTCCTTGATATGGACGAAGTCGAGCGCCTGGCCCACGAGCACAAGCCCAAGCTGATCCTGGCCGGCGGCACGGCCTATTCCCGCTTCTGGGATTGGGCGCGCTTCCGCCAAATCGCCGACGCGGTTGGCGCTTACCTCATGGTCGATATGGCCCATATCGCCGGTCTCGTTGCCGGCGGTGTCCATCCCTCCCCAGTGCCGCATGCCCATGTGGTCACCACCACCACGCATAAATCGCTGCGTGGTCCGCGCGGCGGCATGATCCTGACCAACGACGCGGACATCGCCAAGAAGGTGAACTCCGCCGTGTTCCCGGGCCTGCAGGGAGGGCCCCTGATGCATGTGATCGCCGCCAAGGCTGTCGCCTTCAAGGAAGCGCTGCAGCCCGAGTTCCGCGCTTATGCGCAGCAAGTCGTCACCAATGCCCGTGCTTTGGCCGAAACGCTCAAGTCCCACGGGCTCGATGTTGTCTCGGGCGGCACTGACAACCACCTCATGCTGGTGGATCTGCGCAAAAAGAACGCCACGGGCAAGCGGGCAGAGCAGGGGCTTGGCCGCGCCTATATCACCTGCAACAAGAACGGCATCCCCTTCGATCCGGAAAAGCCGTTCGTGACCTCGGGCATTCGCCTCGGCACCCCTGCGGGCACCACCCGCGGCTTTGGCGTCGCTGAATTCCAGGAAATAGGCAATCTCATCGTTGAGGTTCTCGATGGTTTGCGTGAAGCCAATTCCGAAGAGGGCAATGCCATGGTCGAAGCCGCGGTGCGCGACAAGGTCGTCGCCCTCACCAACCGCTTCCCGATCTACCAGTAA
- the nrdR gene encoding transcriptional regulator NrdR yields the protein MRCPYCGDDDTQVKDSRPTEDSGAIRRRRICTGCGGRFTTFERVQLRDLTVVKKSGRKVPFDREKLARSVYTALRKRSVDPERIERMISGIVRQLESLGDVEVTSDQIGEYVMEGLKGLDDVAFVRFASVYKNFSAADDFRSFLSELAQANSSPPLPED from the coding sequence ATGCGCTGTCCCTATTGCGGCGACGACGATACGCAGGTCAAGGACAGCCGCCCGACCGAAGATTCCGGCGCCATCCGGCGCCGGCGCATCTGCACCGGCTGCGGCGGCCGCTTCACCACTTTCGAACGCGTGCAACTGCGCGACCTAACCGTGGTCAAAAAGAGTGGCCGCAAGGTCCCCTTCGACCGCGAAAAGCTGGCCCGCTCCGTTTACACCGCCCTGCGCAAGCGCTCGGTGGATCCCGAGCGCATCGAGCGCATGATCTCGGGCATCGTGCGCCAGCTCGAATCGCTGGGTGACGTGGAAGTGACCTCCGACCAGATCGGCGAATATGTCATGGAAGGGCTCAAGGGGCTCGACGACGTGGCTTTTGTCCGCTTCGCCTCGGTCTACAAGAACTTCTCGGCTGCAGACGACTTCCGCTCCTTCCTGTCCGAATTGGCGCAGGCCAACAGCAGCCCGCCGCTGCCTGAAGACTGA
- the nusB gene encoding transcription antitermination factor NusB has translation MAQAPKRDPQTDRPANQRGAARLAAVQALYQMDVGHQSLEDTLAQFGAFHLGREIEGEQYLPADADFFRQIVVGVAKHQLEVDPAVDRALAEGWPMERVDATLRAILRAAAFELLRRRDIPPRVVITEYVDVAKAFYEDDASGLVNATLDAMAREHGNNLSETL, from the coding sequence ATGGCTCAAGCCCCCAAACGCGACCCGCAAACCGACCGACCCGCCAATCAGCGTGGTGCTGCCCGGCTGGCAGCGGTGCAGGCGCTTTATCAGATGGATGTCGGGCACCAGAGCCTGGAAGACACCCTCGCGCAGTTCGGCGCCTTTCATCTCGGCCGCGAGATCGAGGGCGAGCAGTATCTGCCCGCGGACGCCGATTTTTTCCGCCAGATCGTAGTTGGCGTCGCCAAGCACCAGCTTGAGGTCGATCCTGCCGTTGATCGGGCGCTGGCCGAAGGCTGGCCCATGGAACGCGTCGATGCCACGCTGCGCGCCATCCTGCGCGCCGCCGCCTTTGAGCTGCTACGCCGCCGCGATATTCCGCCCCGCGTCGTCATCACCGAATATGTGGATGTGGCCAAGGCCTTCTACGAGGACGATGCCAGCGGGCTGGTCAATGCCACGCTTGATGCCATGGCGCGCGAACATGGCAACAACCTCAGCGAAACGCTCTAG
- the bamE gene encoding outer membrane protein assembly factor BamE, whose translation MPVRFALGPMMPFAAAAVIAVALAGCTGSSTAFVKNRTQGYEISESALAQIRVGQSKELVTLVLGSPQTTNTFGDQSAFYYVETKVQQTNFGLTNIKSRTVLVVYFDKNNKVVDKAVYSLADGKTVTIESRRTPSFGEDRSFVDSILNSF comes from the coding sequence ATGCCTGTGCGTTTCGCCCTCGGACCGATGATGCCGTTTGCTGCCGCCGCTGTGATTGCCGTGGCACTTGCCGGCTGTACCGGTAGCAGCACTGCCTTTGTCAAAAACCGGACCCAGGGCTATGAAATTTCGGAAAGCGCGCTGGCGCAGATTCGCGTCGGCCAAAGCAAGGAACTGGTGACGCTGGTGCTCGGCTCACCCCAGACCACCAATACCTTTGGCGACCAGTCGGCCTTCTACTATGTCGAAACCAAGGTGCAGCAGACCAATTTCGGGCTGACCAACATCAAGTCCCGCACGGTGCTGGTGGTGTATTTCGACAAGAACAACAAGGTGGTCGACAAGGCGGTGTATTCGCTGGCCGACGGCAAGACGGTGACCATCGAGAGCCGCCGTACCCCGTCGTTTGGCGAGGATCGCTCGTTTGTGGATTCGATCCTCAATTCGTTCTGA
- a CDS encoding ubiquinol-cytochrome C chaperone family protein, translated as MILSLFRKNPAAEPVYAVYSAIVSQSRQPLFYRDWGVPDTVTGRFDMISLHLALLFRRLRSEDARTKEFSQAVFDLFFKDMDRSLREMGVGDMAVPKKIQKMGNIFFGLLAALNVAIDSNDRAALESVLTRNVLDGAEPAQVAALADYVLALDAALARQSSQAITTGTLSFEVAA; from the coding sequence ATGATCCTCTCCCTGTTCCGCAAGAACCCTGCTGCCGAGCCCGTTTACGCCGTTTATAGCGCCATTGTGTCTCAATCCCGGCAGCCGCTGTTCTATCGCGACTGGGGCGTGCCCGATACCGTCACTGGGCGTTTCGACATGATCAGCCTGCATCTGGCCCTGTTGTTCCGCCGCCTGCGCTCGGAAGATGCGCGCACCAAAGAATTCAGCCAGGCCGTGTTTGACCTGTTCTTCAAGGACATGGACCGCTCCCTGCGTGAAATGGGCGTCGGCGACATGGCAGTGCCCAAGAAAATTCAGAAAATGGGCAATATCTTCTTTGGTTTGCTCGCTGCCCTTAATGTTGCCATCGACAGCAATGATCGTGCAGCTCTCGAATCGGTGCTGACGCGCAATGTGCTCGATGGCGCCGAGCCGGCCCAGGTCGCGGCGCTCGCCGATTATGTGCTGGCGCTCGATGCGGCCTTGGCGCGCCAGTCGAGCCAGGCGATCACCACTGGCACCCTTTCCTTTGAGGTAGCGGCATGA
- a CDS encoding DUF177 domain-containing protein — translation MKHTDAPIIDAVIRVDRLPATGREIEVHPQAAALAALAEQLKLSAVEQFGAKLVATPLRGGIRVLGRLTARIVQPSVVTFEPVVQEIDEPVDRVFLPEPDQAHKATPGSELFIDLEDDDFPDHIDGPEVDLSALLIETLALAIDPYPRLPGESLDALGIVAPPEDQGPFASLRQLKTGDDK, via the coding sequence ATGAAGCACACTGATGCACCCATTATCGACGCAGTGATCCGGGTGGATCGGTTGCCTGCAACGGGCCGCGAGATCGAGGTTCACCCCCAAGCCGCAGCACTCGCTGCGCTGGCCGAGCAACTCAAGCTATCTGCCGTGGAGCAATTCGGCGCCAAACTGGTGGCGACCCCACTGCGCGGCGGCATCCGGGTGCTCGGTCGGCTGACCGCGCGCATCGTGCAGCCTTCCGTCGTGACCTTTGAGCCAGTGGTGCAGGAGATCGACGAGCCGGTGGACCGCGTCTTCCTGCCCGAGCCCGATCAGGCCCACAAGGCTACGCCCGGCTCGGAACTGTTCATCGACCTCGAGGATGATGATTTTCCCGATCACATCGACGGGCCCGAGGTTGACCTCAGCGCCTTGCTGATCGAGACGCTGGCCCTGGCCATCGATCCCTATCCGCGCTTGCCCGGCGAAAGCCTCGACGCCTTGGGTATTGTGGCGCCTCCCGAAGATCAGGGGCCGTTCGCGAGCCTGCGCCAGCTCAAGACTGGCGACGATAAATAA
- the plsX gene encoding phosphate acyltransferase PlsX yields the protein MTDTITISVDAMGGDNAPRAVIHGALLAWREHPDSRFIFHGRQEQISPLLDEFSELKPVSTVNHCEAVIAMDEKPSQALRKGKGTSSMWMAIQAVKDGQADVAISGGNTGALMAMATFCLRPMEGIARPGIAAIWPTLRTDIIVLDMGATIGADARQLVDYAILGSALARALFNHESPTIGLLNVGTEEVKGLDSIKEAGRILADASGAGFTYHGFVEGDDIGKGTVDVVVTEGFVGNIALKTAEGTARQVGKYLSNALKANLMSRIGALFAMSALKQLRHRMDPRTVNGGVFLGLNGVVIKSHGGTDEIGYKSALGLAYEMGRNRLIDKIGDSMKRFPVSAVAETPPPPSEANPA from the coding sequence ATGACTGACACGATAACCATCTCAGTGGACGCAATGGGTGGCGACAACGCCCCCCGAGCCGTGATCCACGGTGCGCTTTTGGCCTGGCGCGAGCACCCCGATAGCCGCTTCATCTTCCATGGCCGCCAGGAACAGATCAGCCCCTTGCTCGATGAGTTCTCCGAGCTAAAGCCGGTCAGCACCGTCAATCACTGCGAAGCGGTGATCGCCATGGATGAAAAGCCGAGCCAGGCCCTGCGCAAGGGCAAGGGCACGTCGTCCATGTGGATGGCTATCCAGGCGGTCAAGGATGGCCAGGCCGATGTGGCAATCTCGGGCGGCAACACCGGCGCCCTGATGGCCATGGCAACTTTTTGCCTCCGGCCCATGGAAGGCATTGCGCGCCCCGGCATTGCGGCGATCTGGCCAACGCTGCGCACCGACATCATCGTGCTCGATATGGGCGCCACCATTGGCGCCGATGCGCGCCAACTGGTGGATTACGCCATTCTGGGCTCGGCGCTCGCTCGGGCGCTATTCAACCATGAATCCCCCACCATCGGGCTGCTCAATGTGGGCACCGAGGAAGTGAAGGGCCTCGATTCCATCAAGGAGGCCGGCCGCATCCTCGCCGATGCCAGCGGCGCCGGTTTCACCTATCATGGCTTTGTCGAAGGCGATGATATCGGCAAGGGCACGGTTGATGTGGTGGTCACCGAAGGCTTTGTTGGCAATATCGCCCTCAAGACCGCCGAAGGCACCGCCCGCCAGGTTGGCAAATACCTCTCCAACGCCCTCAAGGCCAATCTGATGAGCCGAATCGGCGCGCTCTTTGCCATGTCGGCCCTCAAGCAGCTACGCCATAGGATGGATCCTCGCACCGTCAATGGCGGCGTGTTCCTGGGCCTCAATGGCGTTGTCATCAAGTCCCATGGCGGCACCGATGAAATCGGCTACAAGAGTGCCCTGGGCCTTGCCTATGAAATGGGGCGTAACCGCCTGATCGATAAGATCGGCGACAGCATGAAGCGTTTCCCCGTCAGTGCCGTTGCCGAAACTCCACCTCCACCATCCGAGGCGAACCCGGCGTGA
- a CDS encoding beta-ketoacyl-ACP synthase III encodes MTKTRSIIRGVGAYLPEKILTNAELAKMVDTSDEWIQQRVGIKERHIAAEGQFTSDLAVAAAQQALDAAGMTPHDIDLIIVATTTPDYTFPAAATLVQMKLGMHHGMAFDLQAVCSGFVYAVATADSYLQNGLASRALVIGAETFSRLLDWTDRGTCVLFGDGAGAVIMERVEIADGAPDRGVLASALRSDGHHWDKLYVDGGPSSTKGVGHVRMQGPEVFRHAVGKITDVVYDTLDKAGYTVDDLDWFVPHQANRRIIDGAGAKLGLPPEKVVITVDRHANTSAASVPLALSVAVADGRIKEGDLVMLEAMGGGFTWGASLIRW; translated from the coding sequence GTGACCAAGACTCGTTCTATTATTCGCGGCGTGGGCGCCTATCTGCCCGAAAAAATCCTGACCAATGCCGAACTGGCCAAGATGGTGGATACCTCCGACGAGTGGATCCAGCAGCGGGTCGGCATCAAGGAGCGCCACATCGCCGCCGAAGGCCAGTTCACCTCCGATCTGGCCGTTGCTGCCGCCCAGCAGGCGCTCGATGCCGCCGGCATGACGCCCCACGACATCGACCTCATCATCGTCGCGACCACCACGCCCGATTACACCTTTCCGGCCGCGGCGACCTTGGTGCAGATGAAGCTGGGCATGCATCACGGCATGGCCTTTGACCTGCAGGCGGTCTGCTCGGGCTTTGTGTATGCGGTCGCCACTGCCGACAGCTACCTGCAGAACGGCCTTGCCAGCCGCGCCCTCGTGATTGGTGCCGAAACCTTTTCGCGCCTGCTGGACTGGACCGATCGCGGCACCTGCGTCCTGTTCGGCGACGGCGCCGGTGCGGTGATCATGGAGCGGGTGGAGATCGCTGATGGCGCGCCCGATCGCGGCGTTCTTGCTTCCGCCCTGCGCTCCGATGGCCACCATTGGGACAAGCTCTATGTGGATGGCGGCCCATCCTCCACCAAGGGCGTCGGCCATGTGCGCATGCAGGGGCCCGAAGTGTTCCGCCATGCCGTCGGCAAGATTACCGATGTGGTCTACGACACGCTCGACAAGGCCGGCTACACCGTGGACGACCTCGACTGGTTCGTGCCCCACCAGGCCAACCGCCGCATCATCGATGGGGCAGGGGCCAAGCTCGGCTTGCCCCCCGAAAAGGTGGTGATCACCGTTGATCGCCACGCCAACACATCGGCCGCCTCAGTTCCCCTCGCGCTCAGCGTTGCGGTGGCCGATGGCCGCATCAAAGAGGGTGACCTCGTGATGCTCGAAGCCATGGGCGGTGGCTTCACCTGGGGTGCTTCGCTTATTCGCTGGTAA